In a single window of the Papaver somniferum cultivar HN1 chromosome 8, ASM357369v1, whole genome shotgun sequence genome:
- the LOC113302840 gene encoding NAD-dependent malic enzyme 2, mitochondrial-like: MTNDISDVNLEEAVCLALSSQDIEAVLFHCLLLVFQVDTIMVTDGIRILGLGDLGVQGIGISIGKPDLYVVAAGIVLYSSSQILQEVQENEEEHEEQESQEEEVSEFVADCTYTNM; the protein is encoded by the exons ATGACCAATGATATCTCAGATGTCAACCTTGAAGAAGCAGTTTGCCTAGCTCTCTCAAGTCAGGATATAGAAGCAGTGTTATTCCATTGTTTATTATTGGTTTTTCAA GTTGATACGATTATGGTGACAGATGGAATCAGAATATTAGGTCTTGGAGACCTTGGAGTTCAGGGCATTGGAATTTCAATAGGGAAGCCAGATCTCTACGTCGTTGCTGCTGGTATCGTTCTTTATAGTTCAAGCCAAATTCTCCAG GAGGTAcaagaaaacgaagaagaacatgaagagcAGGAaagccaggaagaagaggtttcTGAGTTCGTAGCTGATTGCACATATACGAACATGTAG
- the LOC113302445 gene encoding probable aquaporin TIP-type, whose protein sequence is MVKITVGSIGDSFSVASLKAYLAEFIATLLFVFAGVGSALAYSKVSSDASLDAAGLLAIALAHAFALFVGVSMAANISGGHLNPAVTFGLAVGGHITVITGLFYWIAQLLGSVAACFLLKFVTDAKAIPTHGVASGVSAFGGVLFEIIITFGLVYTVYATAADPQKKSLGTIAPIAIGFIVGANILAAGPFSGGSMNPARSFGPAVASGNFDGNWIYWVGPLIGGGLAGLIYGDVFIGSYSALPAAEDYA, encoded by the exons ATGGTGAAGATCACAGTTGGAAGCATTGGTGATTCTTTCAGTGTTGCGTCACTGAAAGCTTACTTGGCTGAATTCATTGCCAcccttctttttgtttttgctgGTGTTGGTTCTGCCCTTGCTTACA GCAAAGTCTCATCTGATGCCTCATTAGATGCTGCTGGTCTCCTTGCCATAGCCTTGGCACACGCATTCGCACTGTTTGTTGGGGTTTCAATGGCAGCCAATATTTCAGGTGGTCACTTAAACCCAGCTGTTACCTTTGGATTAGCTGTTGGAGGTCACATCACCGTTATTACTGGCCTCTTCTACTGGATTGCCCAATTACTCGGCTCCGTCGCAGCTTGTTTCCTCCTTAAGTTTGTCACTGATGCCAAG GCCATCCCAACTCATGGTGTTGCATCTGGTGTGTCTGCCTTCGGCGGTGTCCTATTTGAGATCATCATCACCTTCGGATTAGTATACACTGTCTACGCCACCGCTGCTGATCCCCAGAAGAAATCTCTAGGAACAATTGCCCCAATTGCAATTGGTTTCATCGTTGGTGCCAACATTCTTGCCGCTGGTCCATTCAGTGGTGGATCAATGAACCCAGCTCGTTCATTTGGCCCTGCTGTGGCTAGCGGTAACTTTGACGGAAACTGGATTTACTGGGTCGGCCCACTTATTGGAGGAGGTCTTGCCGGTTTGATCTACGGTGATGTTTTCATTGGATCTTACTCTGCTCTCCCAGCAGCTGAAGACTACGCTTAA
- the LOC113302444 gene encoding aquaporin TIP2-1-like, whose amino-acid sequence MHGMVRMRVSSFLRVGSKTLDLMEELFSPPSLRSYLSEFISSFIFVFVGVGSAISAGKLMTSSDAQSRETDLLAVGVAHAFAFTVAVYVAPGSHVNPAVTFAFVIVRKLSILTGIRHLITQLLGSTLACLLLMLVTAGQAIPTHGLDDRVTVFGGILIEGVATFTLVYTVFASRDPQRRSSDGIIGAIVTGFIAGVNILAVGPFTGGSMNPARSFGPSIITNDFKNHWVYWLGPLIGGGLAGLLYDKIISSNHKQSSSEP is encoded by the exons ATGCATGGGATGGTAAGGATGAGAGTATCATCCTTCTTACGTGTAGGTTCAAAGACGCTTGATCTAATGGAAGAGTTGTTTAGTCCTCCATCTCTTAGGTCTTATCTTTCTGAGTTCATCTCTTCTTTCATTTTCGTCTTCGTTGGTGTCGGATCAGCCATCTCTGCTG GTAAGTTGATGACCTCGTCAGATGCACAGTCAAGAGAGACAGACTTGTTAGCAGTTGGAGTGGCCCATGCATTTGCTTTTACAGTGGCTGTTTATGTTGCACCGGGCAGCCATGTAAATCCAGCAGTCACATTCGCATTTGTTATTGTACGAAAACTCAGCATTTTGACTGGAATTCGTCACTTGATTACTCAGTTGCTGGGTTCCACCTTAGCATGTTTACTCCTCATGCTGGTCACAGCGGGACAG GCAATACCGACACATGGATTGGATGATAGGGTGACCGTATTTGGTGGCATTTTGATTGAAGGAGTAGCAACATTTACCTTAGTATACACAGTCTTTGCATCCAGGGATCCGCAAAGAAGATCATCTGACGGCATAATTGGAGCCATAGTAACAGGATTCATAGCTGGTGTTAACATCTTGGCCGTTGGTCCTTTTACAGGTGGTTCAATGAACCCAGCCAGATCATTTGGACCATCCATAATCACCAATGACTTTAAAAACCACTGGGTTTACTGGTTGGGACCTCTAATAGGTGGTGGATTAGCTGGATTGTTATATGATAAGATTATCTCTTCCAACCACAAACAGTCCTCCTCTGAGCCCTGA